A stretch of Cydia splendana chromosome 7, ilCydSple1.2, whole genome shotgun sequence DNA encodes these proteins:
- the LOC134792442 gene encoding flexible cuticle protein 12-like: protein MKSFIVFALIVAAVAAAPQNPADAGAQILRSDLDNIGIDGYQYVYETSNGIKQEEQGKLANVGTENEAIQVRGQFSYVGADGVTYTVTYVADENGFQPQGAHIPQAA from the exons ATGAAATCg TTCATCGTATTCGCCCTGATCGTCGCCGCCGTGGCCGCTGCCCCCCAAAACCCGGCTGACGCAGGCGCGCAGATCCTACGCAGTGACCTGGACAACATCGGAATTGATGGATACCAATATGT CTACGAAACCTCCAACGGCATCAAGCAGGAGGAGCAAGGGAAACTTGCGAACGTCGGTACCGAGAACGAAGCCATCCAAGTCCGCGGACAGTTCTCCTACGTGGGGGCAGATGGCGTCACCTACACCGTCACATACGTCGCCGACGAGAACGGCTTCCAGCCCCAGGGCGCCCACATCCCCCAAGCTGCTTAA
- the LOC134792443 gene encoding flexible cuticle protein 12-like: protein MIVAAVAAAPRSPDADAQIVRSELNNIGVEGYQYALETSNGIKQEEQGQLANVGTENEAIQVRGQFSYLGPDGVTYTVTYVADENGFQPQGAHIPQAA from the exons ATGATCGTCGCGGCCGTGGCCGCCGCCCCGCGCAGCCCTGACGCTGACGCTCAGATCGTGCGCAGCGAGCTGAACAACATCGGAGTTGAGGGCTACCAATATGC CCTGGAGACCTCCAACGGCATCAAGCAGGAGGAACAAGGACAGCTTGCGAACGTCGGCACCGAGAACGAGGCCATCCAAGTCCGCGGACAGTTCTCCTACTTGGGGCCAGATGGCGTCACCTACACCGTCACATACGTCGCCGACGAGAACGGCTTCCAGCCCCAGGGCGCCCACATCCCCCAAGCTGCTTAA